A genomic region of Melanotaenia boesemani isolate fMelBoe1 chromosome 21, fMelBoe1.pri, whole genome shotgun sequence contains the following coding sequences:
- the LOC121632069 gene encoding vinculin, with amino-acid sequence MPVFHTKTIESILEPVAQQISHLVIMHEEGEVDGKAIPDLSAPVAAVQAAVSNLVRVGKETVQTTEDQIMKRDMPPAFIKVENACTKLVQAASMLKADPYSVPARDYLIDGSRGILSGTSDLLLTFDEAEVRKIIRVCKGILEYLTVAEVVESMEDLITYTKNLGPGMTKMAKMIDERQQELTHQEHRVMLVNSMNTVKELLPILISGIKIFVTTKTSGSQGVEEALKNRNFTFEKMSAEINEIIRVLQLTSWDEDAWANKDTEAMKRALGLIDSKMAQAKNWLRDPNAQPGDAGEQAIRQILDEAGKVGELCAGKERRDILGTSKTLGQMTDQVSEMRARGQGASPAAMQKAQQVSQGLDVLTGKVENAARKLEAMTNSKQAIAKRIDAAQNWLADPNGGPEGEENIKALLTEARKIADMCEDPKEREDILRSIGELAAMTAKLSDLRRQGKSNTPEARALAKQIATALQNLQSKTNKAVANSRPAKAAVNLEGKIEQAQRWIDNPTMDDSGVGQAAIRGLVAEGRRLANALPGPYRQELLGKCEQVEQLMAQLADLAARGEGDSPQARAIAQQLQEALKDLKGKMQEAMTQEVSDIFSDTTTPIKLLAVAATAPLDAPNRDEVFEDRASNFENHANKLGATAEKAAAVGTANKSTVEGIQAAVKSTRDLTPQVVSAARILLRNPGNQAAYEHFETMKNQWIDNVEKMTGLVDEAIDTKSLLDASEEAIKKDLDKCRVAMANHQPQMLVAGATSIARRANRILLVAKREVENSEDPKFREVVKAASDELSQTISPMVMNAKAVAGNIQDPSLQKGFLDSGFKILGAVANVREAFQPQEPDFPPPPPELDHLSLNDEAAPPKPPLPEGEVPPPRPPPPEEKDEEFPEQKAGDVVNEPMMVAAKQLHDEARKWSSKGNDIIGAAKRMALLMAEMSRLVRGGSGNKRALIQCAKDIAKASDEVTRLAKEVAKQCTDKRIRTNLLQVCERIPTISTQLKILSTVKATMLGRTNISEEESEQATEMLVHNAQNLMQSVKETVREAEAASIKIRTDAGFTLHWVRKTPWYQ; translated from the exons ATGCCAGTTTTTCACACGAAGACGATAGAAAGTATCCTGGAGCCGGTGGCTCAGCAAATATCCCATCTGGTGATAATGCACGAAGAAGGTGAAGTTGACGGGAAAGCTATACCAGATCTGTCGGCACCGGTAGCTGCGGTACAGGCGGCCGTTAGCAACCTTGTTCGG GTTGGAAAGGAGACTGTACAAACCACAGAGGACCAGATCATGAAAAGGGATATGCCACCCGCTTTTATCAA AGTGGAGAATGCGTGCACGAAGCTGGTGCAGGCTGCCTCCATGCTGAAAGCCGATCCATATTCTGTTCCTGCTCGGGATTACCTCATCGATGGCTCTCGGGGCATCCTGTCTGGGACCTCTGACCTTCTCCTGACCTTTGATGAGGCAGAg GTCCGCAAAATAATTCGTGTGTGCAAAGGCATTCTGGAGTACCTGACTGTTGCTGAGGTGGTGGAGTCGATGGAGGACTTGATCACATATACAAAGAACCTGGGACCAG GTATGACAAAGATGGCAAAGATGATAGATGAGCGACAGCAGGAGCTCACACATCAGGAGCATCGTGTGATGTTGGTTAACTCCATGAACACAGTCAAAGAACTGCTGCCCATCCTCATCTCAG gtATCAAAATTTTTGTAACAACCAAGACATCTGGCAGCCAAGGTGTGGAAGAGGCCTTGAAGAACCGCAACTTCACTTTTGAGAAGATGAGTGCCGAGATAAATGAGATCATCAGAGTGCTGCAGCTTACATCTTGGGATGAAGATGCTTGGGCCAACAAG GACACAGAGGCCATGAAGAGGGCTTTGGGGCTTATAGATTCCAAGATGGCTCAAGCTAAGAATTGGCTGAGGGATCCAAATGCTCAACCAG GAGATGCAGGTGAACAGGCCATCCGACAGATTCTGGATGAGGCTGGAAAGGTCGGTGAACTTTGTGCAGGAAAGGAACGCAGAGACATCCTTGGCACATCCAAGACTCTGGGCCAGATGACTGACCAGGTGTCTGAAATGAGGGCCAG AGGTCAAGGTGCATCCCCAGCTGCGATGCAGAAGGCACAGCAGGTTTCACAAGGGCTCGATGTCCTCACGGGTAAAGTGGAAAATGCTGCTCGTAAACTGGAGGCCATGACGAACTCAAAGCAGGCTATTGCTAAAAGAATCGATGCTGCACAA AACTGGCTCGCAGACCCGAATGGTGGCCCAGAAGGAGAAGAGAACATTAAGGCCCTGCTCACTGAGGCCAGAAAGATTGCAGACATGTGTGAGGACCccaaagaaagagaagacatTTTGCGCTCTATTGGAGAGCTGGCTGCCATGACTGCGAAGCTATCTGATCTCAGAAGACA GGGTAAAAGTAACACTCCTGAGGCCAGAGCTTTGGCCAAACAGATAGCAACAGCCCTGCAGAACTTGCAATCCAAGACCAACAAGGCTGTGGCCAACAGCAGGCCTGCAAAGGCAGCTGTTAACTTAGAGGGAAAGATTGAACAGGCGCAGCGCTGGATTGACAATCCCACCATGGATGACAGTGGCGTGG gGCAGGCAGCCATCCGTGGCCTGGTGGCAGAGGGCCGCAGGCTGGCCAACGCTTTGCCGGGTCCGTACAGGCAGGAGCTGCTGGGTAAATGTGAGCAGGTGGAGCAGCTCATGGCCCAGCTGGCTGACCTGGCTGCCCGCGGCGAAGGGGACTCCCCTCAGGCACGTGCTATTGCTCAGCAGCTCCAGGAGGCCTTAAAA GACCTTAAAGGAAAGATGCAAGAAGCAATGACTCAGGAAGTGTCTGACATCTTCAGTGACACAACCACCCCCATCAAATTACTGGCAGTGGCTGCAACCGCCCCTCTTGATGCTCCCAATAGAGATGAG GTATTTGAGGATAGAGCTTCCAACTTTGAGAACCATGCCAATAAGCTTGGCGCCACAGCAGAGAAGGCAGCTGCTGTTGGCACCGCTAACAAAAGCACAGTGGAGGGAATTCAGGCTGCTGTCAAGTCAACAAGAGACTTAACACCGCAG GTGGTATCTGCTGCTCGTATTCTTCTGAGAAACCCTGGCAACCAAGCTGCATATGAACATTTTGAGACCATGAAGAATCAGTGGATTGACAATGTGGAGAAAATGACAG GCTTGGTGGATGAGGCTATCGATACCAAATCTCTGCTGGATGCCTCAGAGGAGGCCATAAAGAAGGACCTGGATAAATGCCGGGTGGCCATGGCCAATCACCAGCCTCAGATGCTGGTAGCCGGTGCCACCAGCATCGCCCGCAGAGCCAACCGTATCCTCCTGGTGGCAAAACGAGAGGTGGAGAATTCTGAGGACCCCAAATTCAGGGAAGTGGTGAAGGCTGCATCTGATGAGCTGAGCCAGACCATTTCTCCGATGGTAATGAATGCGAAGGCAGTGGCTGGAAATATTCAAGATCCAA GTCTTCAGAAAGGctttctggactctggttttaAGATTCTTGGTGCTGTTGCAAATGTCAGGGAGGCCTTCCAGCCCCAAGAGCCAGActtcccaccaccacccccTGAACTGGATCATCTTAGT CTTAATGATGAAGCAGCACCTCCCAAGCCTCCTCTTCCTGAAGGTGAGGTTCCTCCCCCAAGGCCTCCTCCCCCTGAAGAGAAGGATGAGGAGTTCCCTGAGCAGAAAGCTGGCGACGTGGTAAATGAGCCCATGATGGTGGCTGCCAAGCAGCTTCACGATGAAGCCCGCAAATGGTCCAGCAAA GGAAATGACATCATTGGTGCCGCCAAACGAATGGCCCTGCTCATGGCAGAGATGTCGCGTCTGGTGCGTGGAGGCAGCGGAAACAAGCGTGCACTCATTCAGTGCGCCAAAGACATTGCAAAAGCTTCAGATGAGGTCACTCGGTTGGCTAAGGAGGTAGCCAAGCAATGTACTGACAAACGCATCCGGACCAACCTGCTCCAG GTGTGTGAGCGCATTCCTACCATCAGCACTCAGCTGAAAATCCTGTCCACAGTCAAGGCCACCATGTTGGGTCGTACCAACATCAGCGAAGAGGAGTCGGAGCAG GCGACTGAGATGTTGGTCCACAATGCTCAGAACCTCATGCAGTCTGTGAAGGAGACGGTCAGAGAGGCAGAGGCAGCTTCCATTAAGATCCGGACAGATGCAGGCTTCACCCTCCACTGGGTCAGAAAAACCCCCTGGTACCAGTAA